The following are encoded together in the Lathyrus oleraceus cultivar Zhongwan6 chromosome 3, CAAS_Psat_ZW6_1.0, whole genome shotgun sequence genome:
- the LOC127129736 gene encoding uncharacterized protein LOC127129736 gives MISHTTFKGRYDPDGARTWLREIERIFRVMDCSEAQKVQFDMHMLTDDWEFMRKYFPEDVRGKKKIEFLEMKQGTCRLLSMLPDLWNLLSSTLIRIRRFLEFANNCRIYEDDSKAQSAHYKALSERRGKQNLNHGKPYSALTDKGKHRVIDSKRPKWGRCGKSGHMVADCKKNIVTCYNYGKPRHINTHCLKPNTTHSFIVVDCVKRLSLVVYSMSGEMVIETPAKGSVTTTLVCLNCHMLIFDKYFSVDLIYFPLENLDVILGMNRLESNHVYINCYNKSVWFLTPGEEEEVSFLSTKELHYENSFIELKKRLTTTSVLILPESNESFVVYCDTSLMGLGGVLMQDGKVVAYASR, from the exons ATGATATCTCACACTACTTTCAAGGGTAGGTACGATCCTGATGGAGCACGGACTTGGCTCAGGGAGATTGAGAGGATTTTCAGAGTGATGGATTGCtctgaagcacagaaggtgcagtttgaTATGCATATGTTAACTGATGATTG GGAATTTATGAGAAAGTACTTTCCCGAAGATGTTCGTGGGAAGAAGAAGATTGAGTTTCTGGAGATGAAGCAGGGTACTtgtcggttactgagtatgcttCCAGATTTGTGGAACTTGCTAAGTTCTACCCTCATTAGA ATCAGGAGGTTTCTAGAGTTCGCGAACAACTGTAGAATTTATGAGGATGATAGTAAGGCTCAGTCGGCTCACTACAAGGCGTTGAGCGAGAGAAGAGGAAAGCAGAATTTGAACCATGGGAAGCCATATAGTGCTCTAACTGATAAAGGTAAACATAGAGTTATTGATAGTAAGAGGCCCAAGTGGGGAAG GTGTGGAAAGTCAGGACATATGGTTGCTGATTGCAAAAAGAACATTGTGACTTGCTACAACTATGGTAAACCAAGACATATCAACACTCATTGCCTGAAGCCTAA TACTACTCATTCTTTTATTGTTGTTGACTGTGTGAAAAGGCTAAGCCTTGTTGTGTATTCTATGAGTGGAGAAATGGTTATCGAAACTCCTGCTAAaggttcagtgactactactttAGTTTGTTTGAATTGTCATATGTTAATCTTTGATAAATATTTTAGTGTTGATCTTATCTACTTTCCATTAGAGAATCTTGATGTTATCTTGGGGATGAACCGGTTGGAGTCCAATCATGTTTATATCAATTGTTATAACAAGTCTGTGTGGTTTCTTACCCCTGGTGAAGAGGAAGAAGTTAGTTTCTTGTCTACTAAGGAGTTGCATTATGAGAACAGTTTCATAGAGCtgaagaaaaggttgactacAACTTCGGTTTTGATTTTACCTGAATCGAATGAATCGTTTGTGGTGTATTGTGATACATCCTTgatgggtttaggtggtgtgCTAATGCAAGATGGCaaggttgtggcttatgcttcaCGATAG